The proteins below come from a single Cervus elaphus chromosome 4, mCerEla1.1, whole genome shotgun sequence genomic window:
- the LOC122692648 gene encoding zinc finger protein 772-like isoform X1, which produces MAAAVLTDPAQQLSKNWLEGGGWECCAPCQAQSLDRSFCANCLLLLWVDTVINGTLRREQTYMAPGAGVSSELRSWGNVTFEDVFVSFSQEEWGLLDEAQRLLYREVMLENFALMASLGYTSSVSHGVSPQELGREPWVSDQADTTPALTREAQSAGAAGCWHGMEEAEIRFEQSISVKRVSQGMIPKTIPSSQKAHPCETCGPILRDVLHMAKHQETYPGQKPYLCVACGKQLWFSANFTLHSQHNGERPRRRDMHRALLVSSCPVQLSETPFTMGEGCEDFPTSSSVFQHHYPLSKWKPQSDTQCAEVFHSGQKHYECSECGKAFSRKDSLVQHQRVHTGERPYKCSECGKTFSRKPILAQHQRIHTGEMPYECGICGKVFNHSSNLIVHQRVHTGARPYKCSECGKAYSHKSTLVQHESIHTGERPYECSECGKYFGHKYRLIKHWSVHTGARPYECIACGKFFSQSSDLIAHQRVHNGEKPYVCSECGKAFSHKHVLIQHLRIHTGERPYKCSECGKAFRQRASLIRHWKVHAGERS; this is translated from the exons ATGGCGGCCGCCGTGCTGACGGACCCGGCGCAG CAGCTTTCAAAGAACTGGCTggaaggaggtgggtgggagTGCTGTGCCCCATGCCAGGCCCAGAGTTTAGACAGGTCTTTCTGCGCCAACTGCCTGTTGTTGCTGTGGGTGGACACAGTGATCAACGGGACCCTGAGGAGAGAGCAGACATACATGGCACCTGGTGCTGGTGTTTCCTCTGAGTTGAGGAGCTGG GGAAATGTGACCTTTGAGGATGTGTTCGTGTCCTTCTCCCAGGAGGAGTGGGGGCTCCTTGATGAGGCTCAGAGGCTCCTGTACCGCGAAGTGATGCTGGAGAACTTTGCACTGATGGCCTCACTGG GATACACATCTTCTGTGTCCCATGGGGTTTCCCCACAGGAGCTGGGCAGGGAGCCCTGGGTCTCTGACCAGGCTGACACGACTCCAGCCCTGACCAGAGAGGCTCAGAGTGCAGGTGCCGCTG GTTGTTGGCATGGAATGGAGGAGGCTGAGATCCGTTTTGAGCAGAGCATTTCTGTAAAAAGAGTGTCTCAGGGCATGATTCCTAAGACGATTCCATCTTCCCAGAAGGCCCACCCCTGTGAGACATGTGGCCCGATCTTGAGAGATGTTCTCCACATGGCTAAGCATCAGGAAACATATCCTGGGCAGAAACCATACCTGTGTGTGGCGTGTGGGAAACAGCTGTGGTTCAGTGCAAACTTCACCCTCCACAGTCAGCACAATGGAGAGAGACCCCGCAGAAGGGATATGCACAGGGCCCTTCTTGTGAGCAGCTGCCCTGTCCAGTTGTCGGAGACACCGTTTACCATGGGGGAGGGTTGTGAGGATTTCCCAACCAGCTCAAGCGTGTTTCAGCACCATTACCCTCTTAGCAAGTGGAAGCCACAAAGTGACACCCAGTGTGCAGAGGTGTTTCACAGTGGACAAAAGCATTATGAGTGCAGcgaatgtgggaaggccttcagcCGCAAAGACTCACTTGTTCAGCACCAGAGAGTCCACACTGGAGAGAGGCCTTACAAGTGCAGCGAATGTGGGAAAACCTTTAGCCGCAAACCCATTCTCGCGCAGCACCAGAGGATCCACACTGGAGAGATGCCTTACGAGTGTGGCATATGTGGGAAAGTTTTTAATCATAGCTCTAATCTCATTGTACACCAGAGAGTCCACACTGGAGCACGGCCTTACAAGTGCAGCGAATGTGGGAAAGCCTACAGTCACAAATCCACACTTGTTCAGCATGAGAGTATCcacactggagaaaggccttatgaGTGCAGCGAATGTgggaaatactttggccacaaatACAGACTCATTAAACACTGGAGTGTTCATACTGGGGCACGGCCATATGAGTGCATTGCATGTGGGAAGTTTTTCAGCCAAAGCTCCGATCTTATTGCCCACCAGAGAGTTCACAATGGTGAGAAGCCGTATGTGTGCAGTGAGTGTGGAAAAGCCTTTAGCCACAAACATGTGCTTATCCAGCACCTTAGAATCCACACTGGAGAAAGGCCGTATAAATGCAGTgagtgtgggaaagcctttagGCAAAGGGCTTCCCTCATCAGACATTGGAAGGTTCACGCTGGAGAAAGGTCTTAG
- the LOC122692648 gene encoding zinc finger protein 772-like isoform X3, with the protein MAAAVLTDPAQGNVTFEDVFVSFSQEEWGLLDEAQRLLYREVMLENFALMASLGYTSSVSHGVSPQELGREPWVSDQADTTPALTREAQSAGAAGCWHGMEEAEIRFEQSISVKRVSQGMIPKTIPSSQKAHPCETCGPILRDVLHMAKHQETYPGQKPYLCVACGKQLWFSANFTLHSQHNGERPRRRDMHRALLVSSCPVQLSETPFTMGEGCEDFPTSSSVFQHHYPLSKWKPQSDTQCAEVFHSGQKHYECSECGKAFSRKDSLVQHQRVHTGERPYKCSECGKTFSRKPILAQHQRIHTGEMPYECGICGKVFNHSSNLIVHQRVHTGARPYKCSECGKAYSHKSTLVQHESIHTGERPYECSECGKYFGHKYRLIKHWSVHTGARPYECIACGKFFSQSSDLIAHQRVHNGEKPYVCSECGKAFSHKHVLIQHLRIHTGERPYKCSECGKAFRQRASLIRHWKVHAGERS; encoded by the exons ATGGCGGCCGCCGTGCTGACGGACCCGGCGCAG GGAAATGTGACCTTTGAGGATGTGTTCGTGTCCTTCTCCCAGGAGGAGTGGGGGCTCCTTGATGAGGCTCAGAGGCTCCTGTACCGCGAAGTGATGCTGGAGAACTTTGCACTGATGGCCTCACTGG GATACACATCTTCTGTGTCCCATGGGGTTTCCCCACAGGAGCTGGGCAGGGAGCCCTGGGTCTCTGACCAGGCTGACACGACTCCAGCCCTGACCAGAGAGGCTCAGAGTGCAGGTGCCGCTG GTTGTTGGCATGGAATGGAGGAGGCTGAGATCCGTTTTGAGCAGAGCATTTCTGTAAAAAGAGTGTCTCAGGGCATGATTCCTAAGACGATTCCATCTTCCCAGAAGGCCCACCCCTGTGAGACATGTGGCCCGATCTTGAGAGATGTTCTCCACATGGCTAAGCATCAGGAAACATATCCTGGGCAGAAACCATACCTGTGTGTGGCGTGTGGGAAACAGCTGTGGTTCAGTGCAAACTTCACCCTCCACAGTCAGCACAATGGAGAGAGACCCCGCAGAAGGGATATGCACAGGGCCCTTCTTGTGAGCAGCTGCCCTGTCCAGTTGTCGGAGACACCGTTTACCATGGGGGAGGGTTGTGAGGATTTCCCAACCAGCTCAAGCGTGTTTCAGCACCATTACCCTCTTAGCAAGTGGAAGCCACAAAGTGACACCCAGTGTGCAGAGGTGTTTCACAGTGGACAAAAGCATTATGAGTGCAGcgaatgtgggaaggccttcagcCGCAAAGACTCACTTGTTCAGCACCAGAGAGTCCACACTGGAGAGAGGCCTTACAAGTGCAGCGAATGTGGGAAAACCTTTAGCCGCAAACCCATTCTCGCGCAGCACCAGAGGATCCACACTGGAGAGATGCCTTACGAGTGTGGCATATGTGGGAAAGTTTTTAATCATAGCTCTAATCTCATTGTACACCAGAGAGTCCACACTGGAGCACGGCCTTACAAGTGCAGCGAATGTGGGAAAGCCTACAGTCACAAATCCACACTTGTTCAGCATGAGAGTATCcacactggagaaaggccttatgaGTGCAGCGAATGTgggaaatactttggccacaaatACAGACTCATTAAACACTGGAGTGTTCATACTGGGGCACGGCCATATGAGTGCATTGCATGTGGGAAGTTTTTCAGCCAAAGCTCCGATCTTATTGCCCACCAGAGAGTTCACAATGGTGAGAAGCCGTATGTGTGCAGTGAGTGTGGAAAAGCCTTTAGCCACAAACATGTGCTTATCCAGCACCTTAGAATCCACACTGGAGAAAGGCCGTATAAATGCAGTgagtgtgggaaagcctttagGCAAAGGGCTTCCCTCATCAGACATTGGAAGGTTCACGCTGGAGAAAGGTCTTAG
- the LOC122692648 gene encoding zinc finger protein 772-like isoform X2 — translation MQLSKNWLEGGGWECCAPCQAQSLDRSFCANCLLLLWVDTVINGTLRREQTYMAPGAGVSSELRSWGNVTFEDVFVSFSQEEWGLLDEAQRLLYREVMLENFALMASLGYTSSVSHGVSPQELGREPWVSDQADTTPALTREAQSAGAAGCWHGMEEAEIRFEQSISVKRVSQGMIPKTIPSSQKAHPCETCGPILRDVLHMAKHQETYPGQKPYLCVACGKQLWFSANFTLHSQHNGERPRRRDMHRALLVSSCPVQLSETPFTMGEGCEDFPTSSSVFQHHYPLSKWKPQSDTQCAEVFHSGQKHYECSECGKAFSRKDSLVQHQRVHTGERPYKCSECGKTFSRKPILAQHQRIHTGEMPYECGICGKVFNHSSNLIVHQRVHTGARPYKCSECGKAYSHKSTLVQHESIHTGERPYECSECGKYFGHKYRLIKHWSVHTGARPYECIACGKFFSQSSDLIAHQRVHNGEKPYVCSECGKAFSHKHVLIQHLRIHTGERPYKCSECGKAFRQRASLIRHWKVHAGERS, via the exons ATG CAGCTTTCAAAGAACTGGCTggaaggaggtgggtgggagTGCTGTGCCCCATGCCAGGCCCAGAGTTTAGACAGGTCTTTCTGCGCCAACTGCCTGTTGTTGCTGTGGGTGGACACAGTGATCAACGGGACCCTGAGGAGAGAGCAGACATACATGGCACCTGGTGCTGGTGTTTCCTCTGAGTTGAGGAGCTGG GGAAATGTGACCTTTGAGGATGTGTTCGTGTCCTTCTCCCAGGAGGAGTGGGGGCTCCTTGATGAGGCTCAGAGGCTCCTGTACCGCGAAGTGATGCTGGAGAACTTTGCACTGATGGCCTCACTGG GATACACATCTTCTGTGTCCCATGGGGTTTCCCCACAGGAGCTGGGCAGGGAGCCCTGGGTCTCTGACCAGGCTGACACGACTCCAGCCCTGACCAGAGAGGCTCAGAGTGCAGGTGCCGCTG GTTGTTGGCATGGAATGGAGGAGGCTGAGATCCGTTTTGAGCAGAGCATTTCTGTAAAAAGAGTGTCTCAGGGCATGATTCCTAAGACGATTCCATCTTCCCAGAAGGCCCACCCCTGTGAGACATGTGGCCCGATCTTGAGAGATGTTCTCCACATGGCTAAGCATCAGGAAACATATCCTGGGCAGAAACCATACCTGTGTGTGGCGTGTGGGAAACAGCTGTGGTTCAGTGCAAACTTCACCCTCCACAGTCAGCACAATGGAGAGAGACCCCGCAGAAGGGATATGCACAGGGCCCTTCTTGTGAGCAGCTGCCCTGTCCAGTTGTCGGAGACACCGTTTACCATGGGGGAGGGTTGTGAGGATTTCCCAACCAGCTCAAGCGTGTTTCAGCACCATTACCCTCTTAGCAAGTGGAAGCCACAAAGTGACACCCAGTGTGCAGAGGTGTTTCACAGTGGACAAAAGCATTATGAGTGCAGcgaatgtgggaaggccttcagcCGCAAAGACTCACTTGTTCAGCACCAGAGAGTCCACACTGGAGAGAGGCCTTACAAGTGCAGCGAATGTGGGAAAACCTTTAGCCGCAAACCCATTCTCGCGCAGCACCAGAGGATCCACACTGGAGAGATGCCTTACGAGTGTGGCATATGTGGGAAAGTTTTTAATCATAGCTCTAATCTCATTGTACACCAGAGAGTCCACACTGGAGCACGGCCTTACAAGTGCAGCGAATGTGGGAAAGCCTACAGTCACAAATCCACACTTGTTCAGCATGAGAGTATCcacactggagaaaggccttatgaGTGCAGCGAATGTgggaaatactttggccacaaatACAGACTCATTAAACACTGGAGTGTTCATACTGGGGCACGGCCATATGAGTGCATTGCATGTGGGAAGTTTTTCAGCCAAAGCTCCGATCTTATTGCCCACCAGAGAGTTCACAATGGTGAGAAGCCGTATGTGTGCAGTGAGTGTGGAAAAGCCTTTAGCCACAAACATGTGCTTATCCAGCACCTTAGAATCCACACTGGAGAAAGGCCGTATAAATGCAGTgagtgtgggaaagcctttagGCAAAGGGCTTCCCTCATCAGACATTGGAAGGTTCACGCTGGAGAAAGGTCTTAG
- the LOC122692651 gene encoding zinc finger protein 773-like isoform X1 translates to MPGARPGPQLLAPLRPQSPMAAAALTVPPEVAVAAEWLPDHEEGRVTFEDVAVYFSWEEWGLLDEAQRLLYHGVMLETFSLMASLGLTSFRTHDMTQLEQWEEPCVPAEGVSTTATPAGCWCGAEVDKAPSEQSGCVEVDRANLHQHQDLNSGEKPSTREEHEASGKISPGSSGLPKPQVAPSGGEPCRSTKSGEGVPPGKRYYRCSECGKAFGQKYLLVQHQRLHTGEKPYECSECGKLFSHKSNLFIHQIVHTGERPYGCSECGKSFSRNADLIQHRRVHTGEKPFKCSECGKAFRHNSTLVQHHRIHTGVRPYECSECGKFFSFNSSLMKHQRVHTGERPYKCSECGKFYSHKSSLINHWRVHTGERPYECSECGKFFSQSSSLVQHRKVHTGEKPFKCNECGRFFSENSSLVKHQRVHTGARPYGCRECGKFFRHSSSLVKHRRIHTGEMPYECSSCGKSFSQRFNLIQHQKVHSGEKSCKVQM, encoded by the exons atgcctggggcCCGACCTGGTCCACAGCTCCTGGCCCCGCTCCGCCCACAGAGTCCGATGGCAGCGGCCGCTCTGACAGTCCCGCCTGAG GTTGCTGTGGCTGCAGAGTGGCTTCCAGACCATGAAGAG GGCCGAGTGACCTTTGAGGACGTGGCTGTCTACTTCTCCTGGGAGGAGTGGGGGCTCCTTGATGAGGCCCAGAGGCTCCTGTACCACGGGGTGATGCTGGAGACCTTCTCACTGATGGCGTCTCTCG GACTCACATCGTTCAGGACCCATGACATGACTCAGCTGGAGCAATGGGAGGAGCCCTGTGTGCCTGCCGAGGGAGTCTCAACCACAGCCACACCAGCAG GTTGTTGGTGTGGAGCAGAGGTTGACAAGGCACCTTCTGAGCAGAGTGGTTGTGTAGAAGTGGACAGAGCAAACCTTCACCAACACCAGGACTTGAACTCTGGAGAGAAACCCTCAACAAGAGAAGAGCATGAGGCGAGTGGGAAGATCTCCCCAGGAAGCTCTGGTCTTCCCAAGCCTCAGGTGGCTCCTAGTGGAGGGGAGCCATGCAGGAGCACCAAAAGTGGGGAAGGCGTTCCCCCTGGAAAAAGGTATTACAGGTGTAGTGAGTGTGGGAAAGCCTTTGGTCAGAAATACTTACTTGTTCAGCACCAGAGACTACACACAGGAGAAAAGCCTTAtgaatgcagtgaatgtgggaaattattcagccataaatcCAACCTTTTTATACACCAAATAGTTCACACTGGTGAAAGGCCTTATGGGTGTAGTGAATGTGGAAAATCCTTTAGCCGCAATGCTGACCTCATTCAACACCGGAGAGTccacactggagaaaagccttttaaatgcagtgaatgtggaaaagccttcaggCACAATTCCACACTTGTTCAGCATCACAGAATCCACACTGGAGTAAGGCCTTatgagtgcagtgaatgtgggaagtTCTTTAGCTTTAACTCAAGCCTCATGAAGCATcagagagttcacactggagaaagacCTTATAAGTGCAGCGAATGTGGGAAATTCTACAGCCACAAGTCAAGCCTTATTAATCATTGGcgagttcacactggagaaaggccttatgaATGCAGCGAATGTGGGAAATTTTTTAGCCAAAGCTCCAGCCTTGTGCAACACCGAAaagttcacactggagaaaagccttTTAAGTGCAATGAATGTGGAAGATTCTTTAGTGAGAACTCTAGCCTTGTTAAACACcagagagttcacactggagCAAGACCTTATGGGTGCAGGGAATGTGGGAAATTTTTCCGCCACAGCTCCAGCCTTGTTAAGCATCGGAGGATTCACACTGGAGAAATGCCTTATGAGTGCAGCAGTTGTGGGAAGTCATTTAGCCAGCGTTTCAACCTTATACAGCACCAGAAAGTTCACAGTGGAGAAAAGTCTTGCAAGGTTCAAATGTGA
- the LOC122692651 gene encoding zinc finger protein 773-like isoform X2: MPGARPGPQLLAPLRPQSPMAAAALTVPPEGRVTFEDVAVYFSWEEWGLLDEAQRLLYHGVMLETFSLMASLGLTSFRTHDMTQLEQWEEPCVPAEGVSTTATPAGCWCGAEVDKAPSEQSGCVEVDRANLHQHQDLNSGEKPSTREEHEASGKISPGSSGLPKPQVAPSGGEPCRSTKSGEGVPPGKRYYRCSECGKAFGQKYLLVQHQRLHTGEKPYECSECGKLFSHKSNLFIHQIVHTGERPYGCSECGKSFSRNADLIQHRRVHTGEKPFKCSECGKAFRHNSTLVQHHRIHTGVRPYECSECGKFFSFNSSLMKHQRVHTGERPYKCSECGKFYSHKSSLINHWRVHTGERPYECSECGKFFSQSSSLVQHRKVHTGEKPFKCNECGRFFSENSSLVKHQRVHTGARPYGCRECGKFFRHSSSLVKHRRIHTGEMPYECSSCGKSFSQRFNLIQHQKVHSGEKSCKVQM; encoded by the exons atgcctggggcCCGACCTGGTCCACAGCTCCTGGCCCCGCTCCGCCCACAGAGTCCGATGGCAGCGGCCGCTCTGACAGTCCCGCCTGAG GGCCGAGTGACCTTTGAGGACGTGGCTGTCTACTTCTCCTGGGAGGAGTGGGGGCTCCTTGATGAGGCCCAGAGGCTCCTGTACCACGGGGTGATGCTGGAGACCTTCTCACTGATGGCGTCTCTCG GACTCACATCGTTCAGGACCCATGACATGACTCAGCTGGAGCAATGGGAGGAGCCCTGTGTGCCTGCCGAGGGAGTCTCAACCACAGCCACACCAGCAG GTTGTTGGTGTGGAGCAGAGGTTGACAAGGCACCTTCTGAGCAGAGTGGTTGTGTAGAAGTGGACAGAGCAAACCTTCACCAACACCAGGACTTGAACTCTGGAGAGAAACCCTCAACAAGAGAAGAGCATGAGGCGAGTGGGAAGATCTCCCCAGGAAGCTCTGGTCTTCCCAAGCCTCAGGTGGCTCCTAGTGGAGGGGAGCCATGCAGGAGCACCAAAAGTGGGGAAGGCGTTCCCCCTGGAAAAAGGTATTACAGGTGTAGTGAGTGTGGGAAAGCCTTTGGTCAGAAATACTTACTTGTTCAGCACCAGAGACTACACACAGGAGAAAAGCCTTAtgaatgcagtgaatgtgggaaattattcagccataaatcCAACCTTTTTATACACCAAATAGTTCACACTGGTGAAAGGCCTTATGGGTGTAGTGAATGTGGAAAATCCTTTAGCCGCAATGCTGACCTCATTCAACACCGGAGAGTccacactggagaaaagccttttaaatgcagtgaatgtggaaaagccttcaggCACAATTCCACACTTGTTCAGCATCACAGAATCCACACTGGAGTAAGGCCTTatgagtgcagtgaatgtgggaagtTCTTTAGCTTTAACTCAAGCCTCATGAAGCATcagagagttcacactggagaaagacCTTATAAGTGCAGCGAATGTGGGAAATTCTACAGCCACAAGTCAAGCCTTATTAATCATTGGcgagttcacactggagaaaggccttatgaATGCAGCGAATGTGGGAAATTTTTTAGCCAAAGCTCCAGCCTTGTGCAACACCGAAaagttcacactggagaaaagccttTTAAGTGCAATGAATGTGGAAGATTCTTTAGTGAGAACTCTAGCCTTGTTAAACACcagagagttcacactggagCAAGACCTTATGGGTGCAGGGAATGTGGGAAATTTTTCCGCCACAGCTCCAGCCTTGTTAAGCATCGGAGGATTCACACTGGAGAAATGCCTTATGAGTGCAGCAGTTGTGGGAAGTCATTTAGCCAGCGTTTCAACCTTATACAGCACCAGAAAGTTCACAGTGGAGAAAAGTCTTGCAAGGTTCAAATGTGA
- the LOC122692651 gene encoding zinc finger protein 773-like isoform X3, producing the protein MLETFSLMASLGLTSFRTHDMTQLEQWEEPCVPAEGVSTTATPAGCWCGAEVDKAPSEQSGCVEVDRANLHQHQDLNSGEKPSTREEHEASGKISPGSSGLPKPQVAPSGGEPCRSTKSGEGVPPGKRYYRCSECGKAFGQKYLLVQHQRLHTGEKPYECSECGKLFSHKSNLFIHQIVHTGERPYGCSECGKSFSRNADLIQHRRVHTGEKPFKCSECGKAFRHNSTLVQHHRIHTGVRPYECSECGKFFSFNSSLMKHQRVHTGERPYKCSECGKFYSHKSSLINHWRVHTGERPYECSECGKFFSQSSSLVQHRKVHTGEKPFKCNECGRFFSENSSLVKHQRVHTGARPYGCRECGKFFRHSSSLVKHRRIHTGEMPYECSSCGKSFSQRFNLIQHQKVHSGEKSCKVQM; encoded by the exons ATGCTGGAGACCTTCTCACTGATGGCGTCTCTCG GACTCACATCGTTCAGGACCCATGACATGACTCAGCTGGAGCAATGGGAGGAGCCCTGTGTGCCTGCCGAGGGAGTCTCAACCACAGCCACACCAGCAG GTTGTTGGTGTGGAGCAGAGGTTGACAAGGCACCTTCTGAGCAGAGTGGTTGTGTAGAAGTGGACAGAGCAAACCTTCACCAACACCAGGACTTGAACTCTGGAGAGAAACCCTCAACAAGAGAAGAGCATGAGGCGAGTGGGAAGATCTCCCCAGGAAGCTCTGGTCTTCCCAAGCCTCAGGTGGCTCCTAGTGGAGGGGAGCCATGCAGGAGCACCAAAAGTGGGGAAGGCGTTCCCCCTGGAAAAAGGTATTACAGGTGTAGTGAGTGTGGGAAAGCCTTTGGTCAGAAATACTTACTTGTTCAGCACCAGAGACTACACACAGGAGAAAAGCCTTAtgaatgcagtgaatgtgggaaattattcagccataaatcCAACCTTTTTATACACCAAATAGTTCACACTGGTGAAAGGCCTTATGGGTGTAGTGAATGTGGAAAATCCTTTAGCCGCAATGCTGACCTCATTCAACACCGGAGAGTccacactggagaaaagccttttaaatgcagtgaatgtggaaaagccttcaggCACAATTCCACACTTGTTCAGCATCACAGAATCCACACTGGAGTAAGGCCTTatgagtgcagtgaatgtgggaagtTCTTTAGCTTTAACTCAAGCCTCATGAAGCATcagagagttcacactggagaaagacCTTATAAGTGCAGCGAATGTGGGAAATTCTACAGCCACAAGTCAAGCCTTATTAATCATTGGcgagttcacactggagaaaggccttatgaATGCAGCGAATGTGGGAAATTTTTTAGCCAAAGCTCCAGCCTTGTGCAACACCGAAaagttcacactggagaaaagccttTTAAGTGCAATGAATGTGGAAGATTCTTTAGTGAGAACTCTAGCCTTGTTAAACACcagagagttcacactggagCAAGACCTTATGGGTGCAGGGAATGTGGGAAATTTTTCCGCCACAGCTCCAGCCTTGTTAAGCATCGGAGGATTCACACTGGAGAAATGCCTTATGAGTGCAGCAGTTGTGGGAAGTCATTTAGCCAGCGTTTCAACCTTATACAGCACCAGAAAGTTCACAGTGGAGAAAAGTCTTGCAAGGTTCAAATGTGA
- the LOC122692651 gene encoding zinc finger protein 773-like isoform X4 encodes MTQLEQWEEPCVPAEGVSTTATPAGCWCGAEVDKAPSEQSGCVEVDRANLHQHQDLNSGEKPSTREEHEASGKISPGSSGLPKPQVAPSGGEPCRSTKSGEGVPPGKRYYRCSECGKAFGQKYLLVQHQRLHTGEKPYECSECGKLFSHKSNLFIHQIVHTGERPYGCSECGKSFSRNADLIQHRRVHTGEKPFKCSECGKAFRHNSTLVQHHRIHTGVRPYECSECGKFFSFNSSLMKHQRVHTGERPYKCSECGKFYSHKSSLINHWRVHTGERPYECSECGKFFSQSSSLVQHRKVHTGEKPFKCNECGRFFSENSSLVKHQRVHTGARPYGCRECGKFFRHSSSLVKHRRIHTGEMPYECSSCGKSFSQRFNLIQHQKVHSGEKSCKVQM; translated from the exons ATGACTCAGCTGGAGCAATGGGAGGAGCCCTGTGTGCCTGCCGAGGGAGTCTCAACCACAGCCACACCAGCAG GTTGTTGGTGTGGAGCAGAGGTTGACAAGGCACCTTCTGAGCAGAGTGGTTGTGTAGAAGTGGACAGAGCAAACCTTCACCAACACCAGGACTTGAACTCTGGAGAGAAACCCTCAACAAGAGAAGAGCATGAGGCGAGTGGGAAGATCTCCCCAGGAAGCTCTGGTCTTCCCAAGCCTCAGGTGGCTCCTAGTGGAGGGGAGCCATGCAGGAGCACCAAAAGTGGGGAAGGCGTTCCCCCTGGAAAAAGGTATTACAGGTGTAGTGAGTGTGGGAAAGCCTTTGGTCAGAAATACTTACTTGTTCAGCACCAGAGACTACACACAGGAGAAAAGCCTTAtgaatgcagtgaatgtgggaaattattcagccataaatcCAACCTTTTTATACACCAAATAGTTCACACTGGTGAAAGGCCTTATGGGTGTAGTGAATGTGGAAAATCCTTTAGCCGCAATGCTGACCTCATTCAACACCGGAGAGTccacactggagaaaagccttttaaatgcagtgaatgtggaaaagccttcaggCACAATTCCACACTTGTTCAGCATCACAGAATCCACACTGGAGTAAGGCCTTatgagtgcagtgaatgtgggaagtTCTTTAGCTTTAACTCAAGCCTCATGAAGCATcagagagttcacactggagaaagacCTTATAAGTGCAGCGAATGTGGGAAATTCTACAGCCACAAGTCAAGCCTTATTAATCATTGGcgagttcacactggagaaaggccttatgaATGCAGCGAATGTGGGAAATTTTTTAGCCAAAGCTCCAGCCTTGTGCAACACCGAAaagttcacactggagaaaagccttTTAAGTGCAATGAATGTGGAAGATTCTTTAGTGAGAACTCTAGCCTTGTTAAACACcagagagttcacactggagCAAGACCTTATGGGTGCAGGGAATGTGGGAAATTTTTCCGCCACAGCTCCAGCCTTGTTAAGCATCGGAGGATTCACACTGGAGAAATGCCTTATGAGTGCAGCAGTTGTGGGAAGTCATTTAGCCAGCGTTTCAACCTTATACAGCACCAGAAAGTTCACAGTGGAGAAAAGTCTTGCAAGGTTCAAATGTGA